The window GTACGGCAACAAGATCGATCAGATGTTGCGTGCCCTTGAGCAAAAAGATTAAGCTAGGAAAGTCGGATGGCAACATTCGGCTTTTTAACTTCTGAATGGGCTATATGTGCAAAGACCAATCAATTGAATGTATTAATTCAGGTTTGGTTGACATGCTGGTGAGTTAGAAAGCATTGCGGTCTATTTTAAGTTTTCTTTTGGCTATCTTTAATCTTTCTTTTAGGAATGAGGAGTAAACTAAGAGCATATCAGGAAGGCAAGCGAACTTCCTAAAGAAAGAAAAGGAATTTACATTATGAAAACAAATCTTAAAAAACTTCTTTACTCTGGCGTCACTCTTATGAGTTTAGGTGTCTTGGCCGCTTGTTCGACAGCTTCCAGTTCGACAACGACCTCAAGTTCTGTAACAACTAGTCAAACGAATGTCGCTTCAACCACAAGCAACGGAACCTCATCGACTTCGAATACTTCTTCAATTGACTGGTCAGCCCTTCCAACAAAAGAAGTAACACTCTCAAATGATGGTTTGAACATTACAGAAGGTGGTACATATATCCTGACCGGGTCAACCACCGCAGGTGTGACAGTTGAAACAGATGCCAATGTCCGTATTGTTTTAGCAGGTGCAGAAATCTCAAGTTCAGATACTGCTGCTATCAATGTCATTCAGGCTGGTAATGTTGAATTGGAAATCAAAGATGGAACTAGTAATACTGTAAAAGATACTAGCAACCACTCAGATACAAACATTGAAGGTGCTATCCATGTTGAAGCAGATTTGACTATTACTGGTAATGGAAATCTAACAGTTGAGGCAAACTTCCAAGACGGTATTGTTTCAACGGATGACATGGTTGTCAATGCTGGCAATATCAAAGTAACAGCAGTTGATGATGGTATTCGAGGGAAAGATTCGATGACTGTCAATGGTGGAGCCATTGATGTAACTGCAGGTGGTGATGGTATCAAGTCAACAAATGACACGGATACAACAAAAGGTTATACAACGATTACTGGTGGTGCTATCACTGTGAAGGCAGGTGATGATGCCATCAAGGCAGAAACCGCACTGACAATTGATGGAGGCACGATTACTGTTCCAGAATCAGCAGAAGCTATGGAAGGAACGAATATTACCATCAATGGTGGTACATTAGATGTCTACGGTTCAGATGATGCTATCAACGCGGCAAGTACAATTTCATCAGACATCTTTATCAAAGTGACTGGTGGTGATTTGAAAGTTGCAGTAGGTAGTGGAGATACTGATGCTTTTGATGCCAATGGTGATATCTATGTATCAGGTGGTACTATTGATGTGACAGCTCCAACCTCAGCCTTTGACTTTGATGGAACTGCTGAATTGACAGGTGGTACAGTAACTGTTAATGGCCAACAAATTAGCCAGATTGTAGCAACTGGTCCTGGCGGTGGCTGGTAAAAACTGAATATTAGCTAAGAAAAAGGTCTGAGTTGAGTAACTCAGACCTTTCGTTTTCTATCCATATTTGGGAGGTTAATCTTATACTTGATGACCAAGAGTCGAATAATCAGACTGATGGAAAAAATACTAATGAAAATGGGAATTTGTGGTAATTGCCAATCGACAATACAAAGGTGGTAGAGAAGACCGGAAAAGAAGGCTAGCACAGCATAAACATCTTCTTTCAGAACGATGGGTGTTTCATTAACCAGTAAATCGCGGGCAATACCGCCACCAACACCTGTTAGAGCGGCCAAGATGCCAGTTGTCATGGCGTTTAGTTGAAGGTCAACTCCAGTATTGGCACCGATAAGGGCAAAGATGGCTAGTCCGATGGCATCAAAGACCAGATTGGTCTGGGAAAGTAAAATAATCATTTTTTTATCCAGTGGCTGGTCTTGCTTCATATTGATGACAATCACATACATGATAATGGCTACACAGATAGAAAGGTAGATGGCCTTGGGGTCTGTTAAGGCAGCTGGGATATGATTGGCCATGGTATCACGAATGATACCGCCGCCCACAGCTGTGATGATACTGAGTAGACAGATACCAAAAATATCTAGCTTCTTATTGAATCCCTTGACAGCACCTGAAACAGCGAAAGCGATTGTACCGATATAGTTGCAAATGATAAGAAATAAATCAAATTCCATAGGCACCTCCATCTATATAATAACAAAAAGAAAAAAGGCTGACAAGTCTGTCCGAAAGTTTGTGAAATAAAAAACAAATGAAAAAATAAAAAGTGAAGCAGTAGTAAAAAATAGCAGGGAAATCAGTGTTTTCACGAAATTTTCAGTAAATAAGAAAACGGTTCAAATACTTGCCATTTGTGAAATATTGGTCTATCATAGTACAGAAAGAGAAAAAACCTTTGGAGGAAATTATGGTATCTATCTCAAAAGAACAACACTTGGATATGTTCCTAAAAATGCAACAAATCCGCGATGTTGACATGAAATTGAACAAATTGGTGCGTCGTGGCTTCGTACAAGGTATGACTCACTTCTCAGTTGGTGAAGAAGCGGCAGCTGTCGGACCAATCGCTGGTTTGACAGAGCAAGACATTATCTTCTCACACCACCGTGGTCACGGTCACGTTATCGCAAAAGGGATTGACATCAACGGTATGATGGCTGAGCTTGCTGGTAAGGCAACAGGTACATCTAAAGGCCGTGGTGGTTCTATGCACTTGGCTAACGTTGAAAAAGGAAACTTTGGTTCAAACGGTATCGTAGGTGGTGGTTATGCCCTTGCAGTAGGTGCAGCCCTTACGCAACAATACCTCGGTACTGATAATATCGTTATTGCCTTCTCAGGTGACTCAGCGACAAACGAAGGTTCCTTCCACGAATCAATGAACTTGGCAGCTGTTTGGAATTTGCCAGTTATCTTCTTTATCACTAACAACCGTTACGGTATCTCAACAGACATTTCTTATTCTACTAAGATTCCTCACCTCTACCAACGTGCTGCTGCATACGGTATGCCAGGTCACTATGTTGAAGATGGAAACGACGTGATTGCCGTTTATGAGAAAATGCAAGAAGTTATCGAATACGTTCGTGCAGGTAACGGTCCAGCCATGGTCGAAGTTGAATCATACCGCTGGTTTGGTCACTCAACTGCTGACGCAGGTGTTTACCGTACAAAAGAAGAGGTAAACGAGTGGAAAGCAAAAGACCCACTTAAGAAATACCGCAAATACTTGACAGAGAACAAGATTGCGACTGACGAAGAATTGGATGCCATCGAAGCACAAGTTGCAGAACAAGTAGAAGCATCTGTGAAATTCGCACAAGAAAGCCCAGATCCAGACATCTCAGTAGCTTACGAAGACGTGTTTGTAGATTAGTCTACTGTCCAGATTGAAGAAAATTTTTGATATAGTAGGAGAAATTTTAAAATGGCTGAAACAAAAGTAATGGCCTTGCGTGAAGCGATTAACTTGGCTCAAAGCGAAGAAATGCGTAAGGATGAAAAAGTATTCTTGATGGGTGAAGACGTCGGTATCTACGGCGGTGACTTCGGTACATCTGTTGGTATGTTGGACGAATTTGGTCCAAAACGCGTTCGCGACACGCCTATCTCTGAGGCTGCAATCGCTGGTTCTGCGGTTGGTGCGGCTCAAACCGGTCTTCGTCCAATCGTTGACTTGACTTTCATGGACTTCGTGACAATTGCACTTGACGCGATTGTTAACCAAGCTGCCAAAACTAACTACATGTTTGGTGGCGGCTTGAAGACACCTGTAACCTTCCGTGTGGCTTCAGGTTCTGGTATCGGTTCTGCAGCACAGCACTCACAATCTCTTGAAGCATGGTTGACTCACATCCCAGGTATCAAGGTGGTCGCACCTGGTACAGCTAACGATGCAAAAGGTCTTTTGAAATCATCTATCCTTGATAACAACCCAGTTATCTTCTTGGAGCCAAAAGCTCTTTACGGTAAAAAAGAAGAAGTTAACTTAGACCCAGATTTCTACATTCCACTTGGTAAGGGTGAAATCAAACGTGAAGGTACTGATGTAACCATTATTTCATACGGTCGTATGTTGGAACGTGCCTTGAAAGCGGCTGAAGAAGTAGCTGCAGAAGGCATCAGCGTAGAAGTGGTTGACCCACGTACCCTTATTCCATTGGATAAAGAATTGATCATCGAATCTGTGAAGAAAACTGGTAAGGTTATCTTGGTTAACGATGCTTACAAAACAGGTGGTTTCATCGGTGAGATCGCATCAATCATCACAGAAAGCGAAGCCTTTGACTACTTGGATGCCCCAATCATCCGTATCGCTTCAGATGATGTACCAGTTCCTTACGCAAACATTCTTGAAAACGCAGTATTGCCAAACGTAGAGAAAATCAAATCGGCAATCTACAAGCAAGTAAACAAGGGTTAAGAAAGAATGGAAGGACGGGCAACCGTCCTAGCCCTGTTTGAAAGAATGTAACCTAGAATTGAGCCGACTTAGTGAATAAGTCTGGTTTAGTGGTTATGTAAGAAACTGAAAGAAAGGAATTGATCCCGTCCGGAAAACTAGGAGAAAAGATAAGTCGCTAAGAAATCAAGATTTTCTATTTTTCAATCGTTTTCTGTTCGGACTTGGTATCTTAAAAATGGCTATTGAAATCATTATGCCTAAGCTCGGTGTGGACATGCAAGAAGGTGAAATCATCGAGTGGAAAAAACAAGAGGGCGATTTCGTCAACGAAGGCGATGTCATCTTGGAAATGATGTCTGACAAGACCAGCATGGAGTTGGAAGCAGAAGAGTCAGGCGTCCTATTAAAAATTGTTCATGGAAACGGTGCTACTGTCCCTGTTACCGAAGTTATTGCCTACTTGGGTGCTGAAGGCGAAACGGTTGAAGCAGGAGCTTCATCTGCTCCAGTTGCCCCAGCTGCAGCCATCGAAGAAGTACCTGCAGGTCGCACGCCTGTTATTGTTGCTCCGGCAGCTGCTGCCAAACCACAAGGTGGTGGCAAGGTTCGTGCTACTCCAGCAGCACGTAAATTGGCGCGTGAGCTTGGAATTGACTTAGGTCTTGTACCAGGAACTGGTGCAAATGGCCGTGTCCACAAGGCTGACGTTGAAGACTTCAAGGGAGCAGCTCCAAAAGCAACTCCGCTTGCAGCCCGTATTGCAGCAGACCAAGGTGTTGATTTGTCAACCCTTACTGGTTCAGGTGTCAATGGTAAGATTGTTAAGGACGACGTTCTTGCAGTACTTGCTCCTGCAACTGTAGAAACTGTTGCTCCAGCACCGAAAGCTGAAGAGAAACCAGCTAAAGAATTGCCAGAAGGCGTTGAAATCATCAAGATGAGCCCAATGCGTAAGGCAATTTCAAAAGGTATGGTCAACTCTTACTTGACAGCTCCAACCTTTACGCTTAACTACGATATCGACATGACCAACCTCATGGCATTGCGTAAGCAAGTCCTTGAGCCAATCATGAACAAGACTGGTTTGAAAGTAACATTTACTGACTTGATCGGTCTTGCAGTGGTTCGTACATTGATGAAGGAAGAACACCGCTATATGAATGCATCTTTGATTAACGATGCTCAAGAAATCGAGTTGCACAAGTTTGTCAACCTTGGTATCGCGGTAGGTTTGGATGAAGGCTTGGTGGTGCCAGTTGTTCACGGTGCAGATAAGATGAGCTTGTCTGACTTCGTGGTGGCTTCAAAAGATGTCATCAAGAAGGCTCAATCTGGTAAGTTGAAGGGTGCGGAAATGTCAGGTTCTACCTTCTCTATCACCAACTTGGGTATGTTCGGTACTAAGACCTTCAACCCGATCATCAACCAACCAAACTCAGCCATCCTTGGTGTTGCAGCAACTGTTCAAACACCAGTTGTTATCGACGGCGAAATCAAAATCCGTCCAATCATGGCACTCTGCTTGACCATTGACCACCGTATCGTTGACGGTATGAATGGTGCTAAGTTCATGGTTGACTTGAAGAACTTGTTGGAAAACCCATTGGAATTGTTGATTTGATAAGGTTTCCATTGGTTTAAACTAGAGAATTAGATTTCTGAATAGAAAATAAAGAAAGGGAATAAGAGCGAGAGAGTTTTAGCAATTGAACCCGAGCGGAAAGCTCGGAAAAATAGATAAATCGTTTAGAAAATCAGGATTTTCTACGATTTCCTAATTTTTCAGTCGCTTTCTCTTCGCTCTTGGTATCTTAATCATGGCAATTGAAATTATTATGCCTAAACTTGGTGTAGATATGCAGGAAGGCGAAATCATCGAGTGGAAAAAACAAGAGGGTGATTTTGTCAACGAAGGCGATGTTATCTTGGAGATGATGTCAGACAAGACAAGCATGGAATTGGAAGCGGAAGAGTCAGGTGTACTCTTGAAAATCGTTCACGGTAACGGTGCAACAGTTCCTGTAACAGAAGTCATTGCTTACCTTGGTGCAGAAGGTGAAACCGTTGAAGTTGGCAGCGCACCTGCTCCAGCTGAGGTTGCTCAAGCAACTGCTGACTTGAAAGCAGCTGGTTTGGAAGTACCTGCAGCTCCTGCAGCAGCTCCACAAGCTCCTAAGGCTGAATTGGCAGCTGACGAGTATGACATGGTTGTTGTCGGTGGTGGTCCTGCTGGTTACTACGCAGCTATTCGTGGTGCTCAATTGGGCGGTAAAATCGCTATCGTTGAGAAATCAGAATTTGGTGGTACCTGCTTGAACAAGGGCTGTATCCCAACTAAGACCTACCTCAAAAATGCTGAAATCCTTGACGGCTTGAAGATTGCGGCTGAGCGTGGAATCAACCTTGCTTCAACCAACTACACAGTTGATATGGACAAGACAGTTGACTTCAAGAACAAGGTTGTGAAGACCTTGACAGGCGGTGTAGCAGGTCTCTTGAAAGCCAATAAGGTAACCATCTTCAACGGTCTTGGTCAAGTAAACCCTGACAAGACTGTTGTCATCGGAGACAAGGTTATCAAAGGTCGTAGCATCGTTCTTGCAACAGGTTCTAAGGTATCCCGCATCAATATCCCAGGTATCGATTCTAAGTTGGTATTGACGTCTGATGATATCCTTGACTTGCGTGAAATTCCTAAGTCACTCACTGTTATGGGTGGCGGCGTAGTCGGTGTAGAACTTGGTTTGGTTTATGCATCATACGGTACAGAAGTAACAGTTGTTGAGATGGCAGACCGTATCATTCCAGGTATGGACCGCGAAGTGTCTGTAGAATTGCAAAAAGTCCTTTCTAAGAAAGGTATGAAATTCTTGACATCAGTTGGTGTATCTGAAATCGTTGAAGCTAATAACCAATTGACCATCAAGTTGAACGACGGCTCAGAAATCGTTTCTGAAAAAGCCCTTCTTTCAATCGGTCGTGTACCACAATTGGCTGGTCTTGAAAATCTTAACCTTGAACTAGACCGCGGTCGTATCAAGGTCAACGAATACCAAGAAACATCTATCCCAGGTATCTACGCACCAGGTGATGTTAACGGTACTAAGATGTTGGCTCACGCTGCTTACCGCATGGGTGAAGTGGCAGCTGAAAATGCCATCCACGGTAACCACCACAAGGCTAAATTGGACTTCACACCAGCAGCGGTTTACACACACCCAGAAATCGCTATGGTTGGTTTGACAGAAGACCAAGCTATCGAGAAATATGGTAAAGAAAACATCCTTATCGGTCGCAACAGCTTTACTGGTAATGGTCGTGCCATCGCTTCTAACGAAGCACATGGTTTCGTAAAAGTTATCGCTGATAAGAAATACCATGAAATCCTTGGTGTTCACATCATCGGTCCAGTTGCGGCTGAAATGATCAACGAAGCAGCAACCATCATGGAATCTGAGTTGACAGTTGACGACGTGGCAGCATCAATCCACGGTCACCCAACCTTCTCAGAAGTGATGTACGAAGCCTTCCTTGATGTGCTTGGTGTTGCGATCCACAACCCACCAAAGCGGAAATAATCGGATGAATAAAACAGTCATCGCCAGCAATGGTAAAGACGTAGAATAAGAAAAACGGCAGTGTGCCGTTTTTCTTTAAGGGAGGATAAAATCGAATGAAAATTGAACATCTTGCTATCTATGCTCAAGACCTAGAAGGAATGCGGAATTTCTTTGAAACTTATTTCGGTGCAAAGTCCAATCAACTCTATCACAATACAAAAACAAGTTTTAAATCCTATTTCCTGACTTTTGAAGATGGAGCTCGTCTTGAAATTATGACTAGAGATGATGTGGTGGACAAGCCTAGCCAGCTCAATCACTTGGGGCTGATTCATCTAGCCTTTAGTTTGGGAAGTGAAGAAGCGGTGAATGAATTGACTGAGCAATTGGTCGCAGCGGGTTATCAGCTTCTCAGTGGCCCACGAGTTACTGGAGATGGTTACTATGAATCTTGTATTCTAGGTTTTGAGGATATCCAAATTGAATTAACAGTGTGAAACAGGGAGATAGGATAGCGAAACAATTTACTTATTGTTTCACGGTGAAGCCTTCTTTGATACTCAAAAACGAGTACAAGGGAGGGTCGATTCTCCTTTGAGTGAAAAAAGAACAGAGCAGGCGTATGTATATAAACTACGCCAAGAACCTCATTCCTTTGTTATAAAACAGCTATCGCTACAAACGGAGCGGATGTCGAATAATGTAGAAAGACAAGCCTTGGGGCTTGTCTTTTGTTATCGTTTCCACTATAATAAAAATTAGTTAACAATAAAGGAGTTTTGCATGAAATACATCGTAAACAACAGCAATGACCCAGCTTATAACATTGCCCTCGAAGCCTATGCCTTCAAGGAATTAACAGATATTGACGAAATTTTTATTCTCTGGATCAATGAGCCTGCCATCATTATCGGTAAGCACCAGAATGCCATTGAAGAAATCAACAAGGAATTCACAGACGAAAAGGGCATCCATGTGGTTCGCCGTCTGTCAGGTGGTGGCGCTGTCTATCATGACCTCAACAACCTCAACTATACCATTATTTCAAACAAGGCAGACGAGGGAGCTTTTGACTTCAAGACCTTCTCTAAACCTGTGATTGATACCCTTGCAACACTGGGTGTAGAAGCTAACTTCACTGGTCGTAATGACCTGGAAATCGACGGCAAGAAAATCTGTGGAAATGCGCAAGCCTATGCCAAAGGCCGTATGATGCACCACGGATGCTTGCTCTTTGATGTGGATATGTCTGTCCTCGCAAGTGCCCTCAAGGTCAGCAAGGACAAGATTGAGTCCAAAGGTGTCAAGTCCGTTCGTGCCCGCGTGACCAATATCAACAACGAATTGCCAGAGAAGATGACCGTTCTGGAGTTTAAGGATGCCATCCTCAACCAAATGAAGCAAGAATACCCAGACATGGACGAGTATGTCTTGTCTGAAGATGATTTGGCTCGTATCCAAGAAATCCGTGACAGCCAGTTTGCGACTTGGGACTGGACCTATGGTCAAACACCAGAATACACTGTGGAGCGCAGCGTTCGTTACCCAGCAGGTAAAATCACGACCTACATCAAGGCTGAAAAATCAGTCATCGAATCTATCAAGATTTACGGAGATTTCTTCGGAATTGGTGATGTATCGGACATCGAAGACTTGTTGGTCGGTACTCGTTACGAGTATGCAGATGTGCTGGCCAAATTGCATGAAATCGACACAGCTCACTATTTCTCTCGCATGACAACAGAAGAAGTAGCAAAAGCCATTGTGGCATAATCTATCAGACTATCCATGCACTTGGATAGTCTTTTCTTTCGTGAAATTGTTTTCAGCAAGCCCTTTTCACTTGCACATTTTCTATATTATGGTATAATTATTTTCTGTGAGTATCCCTCACTTACTCGTGGCTAGACCATGAGTCATTAGACCAAAAGGAGGAACATATCAATGGCTAAATACGAAATTCTTTATATTATTCGTCCAAACATTGAAGAAGAAGCTAAAAACGCTTTGGTAGCACGCTTTGACTCTATCTTGACTGACAACGGTGCAACAATCGTTGAATCAAAAGCATGGGAAAAACGTCGCCTTGCATACGAAATCAAAGATTTCCGCGAAGGTTTGTACCACATCGTTAACGTTGAAGCAAGCAACGATGAAGCTCTTAAAGAGTTTGACCGTTTGTCAAAAATCAACGGCGACATTCTTCGTCACATGATTGTCAAACTTGACGCGTAAGAAGGTAGATTATGATAAATAATGTAGTATTGGTTGGTCGTATGACCCGTGATGCAGAACTTCGTTATACTCCGTCTAACCAGGCTGTTGCGACTTTTACTCTAGCAGTTAACCGCAATTTTAAAAATCAAAACGGTGAGCGTGAAGCGGACTTTATCAACGTAGTCATTTGGCGTCAACAAGCTGAGAATTTGGCGAATTGGGCTAAGAAAGGTGCTCTGATTGGTGTTACTGGTCGTATTCAGACTCGTAGCTATGATAACCAGCAGGGACAACGTGTCTACGTGACTGAGGTGCTTGCGGATAGTTTCCAACTCTTGGAAAGCCGTACTGCTCGTGAAGGTCAAGGTGGTGCTTATTCAGCTGGTAATTCATTTGCCGCTGGGAATGACTATAACTCACCTTATCAAGCACCTGCACAATCTACACCTAACTTCGCTAGAGAAGAAAGTCCATTTGGAGCTAGTAATCCAATGGATATATCAGACGATGACCTACCATTCTAGGTCTGAAATAATAATATAAAGGAGAACACACATGGCTCAACAACGTCGTGGCGGTTTCAAACGCCGTAAAAAAGTTGACTATATCGCAGCTAACAAAATTGAATATGTTGATTACAAAGATACTGAGCTTCTTAGCCGTTTCATTTCTGAACGTGGAAAAATCCTTCCACGCCGTGTAACTGGAACTTCAGCTAAAAACCAACGTAAAGTAACAACAGCTATCAAACGTGCTCGCGTAATGGCATTGCTACCATTCGTAAACGAAGATTAGTAAAAAGACCCTGACGGGTCTTTTTAGCTTGCGCTCTAGAAATGCGAAAAGCGCAATAACAGTATGGGTCATTTTTTCATGAGCTCGGAAATTAGAAGGCGAATTGAGCCCCTGACGGGTCTTTTTCGCTTGCTCTAAGTAGACTGGGGGAAGCCAGTATCCATGGATAAAAACAAGGCGACTGGATAGACCAATCGCCTTTTGTTTATTATTGAACTGGTGACATTGCGTTACGGATATTGTATTTCTTTTTCAAGAGGTAGCGAGCACCAAAAGCTGCAGCTCCAATAAGAATGGTAACAAGTGGAGGCAAGACAGGGTTTAGGCTAGCAGGGATTAGTGCTGCCAAGAGGAAAACAAGTGACCATGCCAGCGTAGCAAGTCCTAGGAAGAGGATTGCTTTTAATAATTTAGGACGTTGGCCAGTTTTGATTTGTTCTCTGTAAACGAAGTGGTACATGAAATACATACCTGCGCCGACACCAAAACCAATGACCAATAGAGTGAACAAGCCGTACTGGGCACCTTGTCCCAATAAGTTCATCAATCCATTGATACCTGCAATAATAGCCAGCATGAAGAGACTAGAATCCAGCCACATCAACCAAGGATTTTCGTTGTATTCAACTTGGTCTTTCTTTTCTTGTTCAGAACCAGTTTTGCTGGCCGCCCATTCACTCGGTGCTCCATAGAGATTGCGAGCTGTTACGCCAGTTTTTTGTTTCTCGATAATAGTCGGCAAGATTTCTTCCAACAGTTCCTTAATTTCGCTATCAGACTTACCATCTTTGATGAGCTGGTTGGTGGCAATGTGGATGAATTCCTGGTTTTTTTTGGTTAATTCTTTAAATTCTGTAAATGACATTGTAATCTCCTAATGTTAGAACCATCTCTTACGAATGAAGTAGAAGGTTAATGATAAGCTGATGGCAAAGGCGAAGAGGATAATCCACCAAAATGCATAGGGAATATCGTTGAAGGGAATAATGTTATCCTTAAAGTTCATACCATAGGCAGAGAAGACCATGGTTGGAATGGACATGACAATGGTCATGAGTGCCAAGGTTTTCATGATGGTATTCTGGTTGTTGGAAATGATTGAGGCAAAGGCGTGGGTCATGGAGTTCAGGATGGAACCATAGATGTCTGCCATCTCAATAGCCTGCTGGGTTTCGACCAGGGTGTCTTCCAACAAATCTTCGTCTTCTTCGTATTTTCGTAATAGGCGAGAAGAAGAAGCCAGCTTTTTGACCAAACGTTCGTTGGTTTTGAGGGAGGCCTTGAAGTAGACGATGGTTTTTTCCAATTCCATGAGAACAATCAATTCTTCGTTACGAGTGGCTTCGTGGAGTTGTTTCTCAATCTCCTCGCTCTTTCTGTCAATGGTCCGTAGGGCAGACAGATAGAGTTGGGCATTGCGGTAGAGGATTTGGAAAACGAAGCGAGATTTCATAAAGGTGAAGAAATTCCGCAAACGACGATGGATAAATTGGTCAAAGAGTGGTAAAGGCTCTAAACAAGTTGTAATAATGGCATCCTCGGTCAAGACAATACCAAGCGGAATGGTGATATAGTAGGTCTTGTTATTTCGCTCCTCAAGAATAGGAACGTCAACCAGGATTAGTGTGTAATCATCTTCGACGGTGATACGAGAAGATTCTTCCGCATCGAGCGGTGCTCGTAGGTCAGCGATGTCAATCTTATAGTGTTCAGCCACTTCCATTGACTCGCTCTGGGAGGGGTTAACCAAATTAATCCAAGCCCCAGGTTCAAAGGTTTGGATTTCTTCTAAATCAGTCATGGTTGATAGAAAAATCTGTTTCATATGACGCCCTCCTTTTGCAATTGTTTCGTTAACGCAACCTCTATTATACCAAAAAATGTGTCGTTACGGAAAGCTTTTATGCAGAATTGTGATATAATATGAAGACATTTAAGGGAGTAGGTTGTACGAACTTTTTCTAATCTCTCATGGTACAGCTAGAGCCTCTTAAGAAAGGAATTGAACACGGGCTAAATGCAGTGTCAAAAAGTACTAGTTTCTTTATGGAATAATTATGGGAACTGGTTTCTACGTCGTAGACATCTGTACTTTCTTCGGTTTTCGACCTGTGAAAGCACTAGTTGTCTTGACGGGGTGCGTCTTCGAAATCACAGATTTCGGGCTTACCGCCTATTTTGACTGTGCGTTTTACGGTCTTTGTATCTTTAGAAAGGATTTGAATGCGTGCTAAAAGCGTCGAGTTTTATACGGTTTCTTGACGTGAGATTTTCAAAACGATATTTTTTGAAAATCGAGCTAATACAAGATATAGAAATTGCCCATAGGCAGTTTCGTCTGATGATGCGGAGCTAGTTGACCGTCACCAGTTATCTTGTGAACGCACTTATATCATGTTATGCAAGAAAATATTGTGATTCATGGGGCGCGTGCCCATAATTTGAAAAATATTGATGTGACCATTCCGCGTGAGAAGTTGGTGGTGGTGACTGGTTTGTCGGGGTCTGGTAAGTCGAGTTTGGCTTTTGATACTCTGTATGCCGAAGGCCAACGTCGCTATGTGGAGTCCTTGTCTGC is drawn from Streptococcus sp. 29892 and contains these coding sequences:
- a CDS encoding VOC family protein; the encoded protein is MKIEHLAIYAQDLEGMRNFFETYFGAKSNQLYHNTKTSFKSYFLTFEDGARLEIMTRDDVVDKPSQLNHLGLIHLAFSLGSEEAVNELTEQLVAAGYQLLSGPRVTGDGYYESCILGFEDIQIELTV
- the rpsR gene encoding 30S ribosomal protein S18, producing the protein MAQQRRGGFKRRKKVDYIAANKIEYVDYKDTELLSRFISERGKILPRRVTGTSAKNQRKVTTAIKRARVMALLPFVNED
- a CDS encoding lipoate--protein ligase, with product MKYIVNNSNDPAYNIALEAYAFKELTDIDEIFILWINEPAIIIGKHQNAIEEINKEFTDEKGIHVVRRLSGGGAVYHDLNNLNYTIISNKADEGAFDFKTFSKPVIDTLATLGVEANFTGRNDLEIDGKKICGNAQAYAKGRMMHHGCLLFDVDMSVLASALKVSKDKIESKGVKSVRARVTNINNELPEKMTVLEFKDAILNQMKQEYPDMDEYVLSEDDLARIQEIRDSQFATWDWTYGQTPEYTVERSVRYPAGKITTYIKAEKSVIESIKIYGDFFGIGDVSDIEDLLVGTRYEYADVLAKLHEIDTAHYFSRMTTEEVAKAIVA
- a CDS encoding single-stranded DNA-binding protein, with translation MINNVVLVGRMTRDAELRYTPSNQAVATFTLAVNRNFKNQNGEREADFINVVIWRQQAENLANWAKKGALIGVTGRIQTRSYDNQQGQRVYVTEVLADSFQLLESRTAREGQGGAYSAGNSFAAGNDYNSPYQAPAQSTPNFAREESPFGASNPMDISDDDLPF
- the rpsF gene encoding 30S ribosomal protein S6; the protein is MAKYEILYIIRPNIEEEAKNALVARFDSILTDNGATIVESKAWEKRRLAYEIKDFREGLYHIVNVEASNDEALKEFDRLSKINGDILRHMIVKLDA
- a CDS encoding magnesium transporter CorA family protein, whose product is MKQIFLSTMTDLEEIQTFEPGAWINLVNPSQSESMEVAEHYKIDIADLRAPLDAEESSRITVEDDYTLILVDVPILEERNNKTYYITIPLGIVLTEDAIITTCLEPLPLFDQFIHRRLRNFFTFMKSRFVFQILYRNAQLYLSALRTIDRKSEEIEKQLHEATRNEELIVLMELEKTIVYFKASLKTNERLVKKLASSSRLLRKYEEDEDLLEDTLVETQQAIEMADIYGSILNSMTHAFASIISNNQNTIMKTLALMTIVMSIPTMVFSAYGMNFKDNIIPFNDIPYAFWWIILFAFAISLSLTFYFIRKRWF
- the lpdA gene encoding dihydrolipoyl dehydrogenase; protein product: MAIEIIMPKLGVDMQEGEIIEWKKQEGDFVNEGDVILEMMSDKTSMELEAEESGVLLKIVHGNGATVPVTEVIAYLGAEGETVEVGSAPAPAEVAQATADLKAAGLEVPAAPAAAPQAPKAELAADEYDMVVVGGGPAGYYAAIRGAQLGGKIAIVEKSEFGGTCLNKGCIPTKTYLKNAEILDGLKIAAERGINLASTNYTVDMDKTVDFKNKVVKTLTGGVAGLLKANKVTIFNGLGQVNPDKTVVIGDKVIKGRSIVLATGSKVSRINIPGIDSKLVLTSDDILDLREIPKSLTVMGGGVVGVELGLVYASYGTEVTVVEMADRIIPGMDREVSVELQKVLSKKGMKFLTSVGVSEIVEANNQLTIKLNDGSEIVSEKALLSIGRVPQLAGLENLNLELDRGRIKVNEYQETSIPGIYAPGDVNGTKMLAHAAYRMGEVAAENAIHGNHHKAKLDFTPAAVYTHPEIAMVGLTEDQAIEKYGKENILIGRNSFTGNGRAIASNEAHGFVKVIADKKYHEILGVHIIGPVAAEMINEAATIMESELTVDDVAASIHGHPTFSEVMYEAFLDVLGVAIHNPPKRK
- a CDS encoding DUF1129 domain-containing protein: MSFTEFKELTKKNQEFIHIATNQLIKDGKSDSEIKELLEEILPTIIEKQKTGVTARNLYGAPSEWAASKTGSEQEKKDQVEYNENPWLMWLDSSLFMLAIIAGINGLMNLLGQGAQYGLFTLLVIGFGVGAGMYFMYHFVYREQIKTGQRPKLLKAILFLGLATLAWSLVFLLAALIPASLNPVLPPLVTILIGAAAFGARYLLKKKYNIRNAMSPVQ